A region from the Hippoglossus hippoglossus isolate fHipHip1 chromosome 16, fHipHip1.pri, whole genome shotgun sequence genome encodes:
- the LOC117777054 gene encoding lysosomal thioesterase PPT2-A-like isoform X2, with product MKTSRLLLLLLAGVGIYGYKPVVIVHGIFDGPKQFKTLSLFISKVHPGTEVSVIDLYNNVASLKPMWRQVQDFRKAIESIVSRAPDGIHLLCFSQGGLICRAVLSTTPDHNVHTFISLSSPQAGQYGDPHHRPQYLQSNNFLPMLNGDRPHSNLKAWRENFLRIKKLVLIGGPDDGVITPWESSQFGFYDSDEHVVEMRKQEFYRNDTFGLKTLDARGGVSTCVQSGVKHVHWHNNYTVFRNCIEKWLT from the exons ATGAAGACAtcgcggctgctgctgctgctcctggcaGGAGTTGGCATCTACGGATACAAGCCTGTTGTCATCGTGCACGGGATCTTTGATGGACCGAAGCAGTTCAAAACTCTGTCTCTGTTCATATCCAAG GTGCATCCAGGTACCGAGGTGTCAGTGATCGACTTGTACAACAACGTGGCCAGTCTGAAGCCCATGTGGAGGCAGGTCCAAGACTTCAGGAAAGCCATCGAGTCCATCGTGAGCAGGGCTCCCGATGGCATCCATCTTCTGTGCTTCTCACAAG gtgGATTGATTTGTCGAGCTGTTCTCTCCACGACTCCAGACCACAACGTGCACACCTTCATCTCACTGTCGTCGCCTCAGGCCGGGCAATATGGAG ACCCTCACCACAGGCCCCAGTACCTGCAGAGCAACAACTTCCTGCCGATGCTAAACGGTGACAGACCTCACAGCAACCTGAAAG CATGGAGGGAAAACTTTCTACGCATCAAGAAGCTTGTGCTGATTGGAGGACCGGACGATGGTGTCATCACACCGTGGGAGTCCAG CCAGTTTGGATTCTATGACAGCGACGAGCATGTTGTGGAAATGAGGAAGCAGGAG TTTTACAGGAACGACACGTTTGGCCTGAAGACGCTGGACGCTCGCGGCGGCGTGTCGACGTGTGTTCAGTCCGGAGTGAAGCACGTCCACTGGCACAACAACTACACAGTGTTCAGGAACTGCATCGAGAAGTGGCTCACGTGA
- the si:ch73-95l15.5 gene encoding uncharacterized protein si:ch73-95l15.5 isoform X3, whose protein sequence is MMSSRGKKDLCRICGGALQGNQRRWLFGGQNKKTSQPQTPTESLRHLSRSSQSSPWGSTLSLSSSVSSSRSQLSLSSPSKGVDLLSVLTHILGQSVPRGSASGEFVCGKCVVALERVFKFDSVIARVRVLSYERLQRLMQERDKIRQWVRQHYHQRYPQDFRSQGSEEDGDAEREGYREMLKENMALSEYECWSEKWDTCPYFIRTGKRCSRGKGCEGCDSLRVSDSDYESVCGVPRRLPFQPFSPLALSRDKSQSMPLNWQRVPSSSSSPASLSGSSLSLRPSSRTESISCAESIQSLDSLDGNDPFDSPSDRSVNFVLKGLRGIVGKSVSSPSGSRIPVLDKKDVRYSEKTGELASPTVRVLNFGHVENGGDEMDEEDGDVLTELRDEFMPLHRQSNTGRIHQAVRNLRGQLNQAESRVRTLEDELEHGRSKPTEVNGSDWAPLVQEEGDSPLLQSLGHSLLSRDRLIKECMGLIRRLCVEEGAGAELANKLTEKLTENLKEILSDNKVALKTLRSETTEKEKSMQEEIDALRKAGRDRERDLDTLNTVLQCNQDIINDLKVSLGEKECLLKEVQKEREVWRQRDQALAAVQQEKDDLIRCLKEELETNVQVINAPIPTVVESFEDLPVTLKLLVGALKWRFTKCKQHECVKGFKLVQHLWGGLCVHICKYTCVCIYVCVYIM, encoded by the exons ATGATGTCCTCCAGAGGTAAAAAGGACCTGTGCCGAATCTGTGGCGGTGCTCTCCAGGGAAACCAAAGGCGGTGGCTGTTTGGAGGCCAAAATAAGAAGACGAGTCAACCTCAGACCCCGACGGAGTCCCTGAGACACCTGTCCCGGTCCTCACAGAGCAGCCCCTGGG GCAGCACATTATCTCTTAGTTCCTCAGTGTCTTCGTCCAGGTCCCAGTTATCCCTGAGCTCCCCGTCCAAAGGAGTGGATCTGCTCTCAGTGTTGACCCACATACTGGGGCAGTCTGTACCTCGGGGCAGTGCGAGCGGGGAGTTTGTGTGCGGCAAATGCGTAGTTGCCCTCGAGCGGGTGTTCAAGTTCGACTCCGTGATAGCCAGGGTGAGGGTGCTTTCATACGAGAGGCTGCAGAGGCTGATGCAGGAGAGGGACAAGATCAGACAGTGGGTGCGTCAACACTACCACCAGAGATATCCACAGGACTTCAGGAGCCAGGGCAGCGAGGAGGATGGAGATGCGGAGCGGGAGGGCTACAGGGAGATGCTCAAGGAGAATATGGCGCTCTCAGAGTACGAGTGCTGGTCCGAGAAGTGGGACACGTGTCCGTATTTTATAAGAACTGGTAAAAGATGCAGTAGGGGCAAAGGATGTGAAGGCTGTGATTCCTTACGAGTGTCTGACTCGGATTATGAGTCCGTTTGTGGGGTTCCTCGCCGCTTGCCTTTCCAGCCCTTCTCCCCGTTGGCTCTGTCGCGGGACAAATCCCAGAGCATGCCCCTCAACTGGCAGAGGGTGccgtccagctcctccagcccGGCTTCACTGTCGGGATCCAGTCTCTCCTTGCGACCGTCCTCCCGCACAGAGTCCATTTCCTGCGCCGAGTCCATTCAGTCTCTGGACTCTCTTGATGGCAATGACCCGTTTGATTCACCAAGTGATCGGTCAGTCAACTTTGTGCTGAAGGGGCTGAGGGGTATCGTGGGGAAGTCGGTCAGTTCACCATCAGGGAGCAGAATCCCGGTTCTGGACAAGAAGGACGTGAGGTACTCCGAAAAAACGGGAGAGTTGGCGTCACCCACAGTGAGGGTGCTGAACTTTGGGCATGTGGAGAATGGAGGGGATGAAATGGATGAAGAGGACGGGGATGTGCTCACAGAGCTGAGGGACGAGTTCATGCCTCTTCATCGACAG AGCAATACTGGCAGGATTCACCAGGCTGTCAGGAACCTACGAGGCCAGCTGAACCAAGCTGAGTCCCGAGTCCGGACCCTGGAGGACGAGCTGGAACATGGGAGGAGCAAACCCACTGAAGTCAACGGATCAGACTGGGCACCC CTGGTTCAGGAGGAGGGCGACAGTCCCCTGCTGCAGAGCCTCGGTCACTCCCTGCTCAGCCGCGATCGTCTGATCAAG gagtGTATGGGTCTGATCAGAAGactgtgtgtggaggagggagcaggCGCCGAGCTGGCCAACAAGCTGACTGAGAAACTGACCGAGAATCTGAAGGAAATTCTCTCTGACAACAAG GTTGCCCTGAAGACTCTGAGGTCTGAAACgacggagaaagagaagagcatgcaggaggagaTCGATGCACTGAGGAAGgctgggagagacagagagagagacctcgACACACTCAACACTGTGCTCCAGTGCAACCAGGATATTATCAac GACTTGAAAGTGTCTCTGGGGGAGAAGGAGTGTCTGCTGAAGGAGgtgcagaaagagagggaggtgtgGAGACAGAGGGACCAGGCCCTCGCTGCCGTCCAGCAGGAGAAAGACGATCTGATCCGCTGCCtcaaagaggagctggagacaaaCGTGCAGGTAATAAATGCAC CAATTCCAACAGTGGTGGAAAGTTTTGAAGACTTACCTGTGACTTTAAAGTTGTTGGTTGGTGCATTAAAATGGAGATTTACAAAGTGTAAGCAACATGAATGTGTGAAGGGGTTTAAACTAGTCCAACACTTGTGGGGTGGTTTGTGCGTACACATATGTAAATATACCTGTgtctgtatatatgtatgtgtatatattatgTGA
- the ccdc105 gene encoding coiled-coil domain-containing protein 105, with product MQVQSVPLGSVTIGPLPWRDGTVRSIRRAERLVRETRAGRSAETRGRTRGSSAGFTPKRTAETTSGDKMTEEIRGGESRDCKNKMSRPQTTGGMFPSSSLRTCVAPFPPTSLREQCAGASGAVAGEYMRRVREVEGHLRRQAGRVTQEGVKLERERGHLERMLRSISTDLTVNRKSSEGRKRRPASAETERDGADYLLLCERRELVELKQDLEAALRNALTQLQALGQSSRRLLDCAAERARVLELLPHSGSAAGRISTAQTFTKTDPVSPFTPECEQVLESSTVTVNQSQLLRETIRQMLTSAIARQKAAHCTVNDGLVKKIAETVTLQQNLTLMCAATRQAAFRKQREINCIRHSHDRAQGPESSGDTLSREKLNRPLVQVYQRHPGTQLPEAAQLIQGSAVLRQCLRSSEGELAKLHCACLQLLDDLHGKRAAAQVDAGVIRMRRQQVDKRAMPSLLQQGASRGQVPLSYVE from the exons ATGCAGGTGCAGTCGGTTCCCCTCGGCTCGGTCACCATCGGCCCGCTGCCTTGGCGCGATGGGACGGTTCGCTCCATCCGGCGTGCGGAGCGCCTGGTGCGGGAGACTCGTGCAGGGAGGTCGGCGGAGACTCGCGGCCGGACCCGGGGCAGCAGCGCCGGCTTCACCCCGAAGCGCACAGCGGAAACAACCAGTGGAGATAAGATGACAGAGGAgataagaggaggagagagtcgTGACTGCAAAAACAAGATGTCCAGGCCCCAAACTACAGGAGGCATG TTCCCCAGTTCGTCCCTGAGGACGTGTGTGGCCCCGTTTCCGCCGACCAGCTTGCGTGAGCAGTGCGCCGGGGCTAGCGGTGCCGTGGCCGGTGAGTACATGCGCAGGGTGCGGGAGGTGGAGGGCCACCTGAGAAGGCAGGCCGGCAGGGTCACCCAGGAGGGTGTGAAGCTGGAGCGGGAGAGGGGTCACCTGGAGAGGATGCTACGCAGCATCAGCACCGATCTGACCGTCAACAGGAAGAGCtcggaggggaggaagaggagaccaGCCAGTGCTGAGACG GAGAGAGACGGTGCCGATTACTTGCTGCTGTGTGAGAGAAGagagctggtggagctgaaaCAAGATCTGGAGGCAGCGCTGAGAAATGCACTGACCCAGCTACAG GCTCTGGGGCAGAGCAGCAGACGGCTGCTGGACTGTGCCGCTGAGAGAGCTCGtgtcctggagctgctgcctcacagCGGCTCGGCTGCAGGACGCATCAGCACTGCTCAGACCTTCACCAAAACAGACCCCGTCAGCCCCTTTACACCTG AGTGTGAACAGGTTTTAGAGTCGTCCACTGTGACAGTCAACCAATCACAGCTACTGAGGGAAACCATCAGACAGATGCTCACCAGCGCCATCGCCAGGCAGAAAGCTGCTCACTGCACCGTCAACGATGGCCTAGTGAAGAAAATTGCAGAGACAGTCACTCTGCAG CAAAACCTGACGTTGATGTGTGCAGCCACCAGGCAGGCCGCGTTCCGCAAGCAGAGGGAAATCAACTGTATCCGTCACAGCCACGACAGAGCGCAG GGTCCAGAGTCCAGCGGGGACACACTGTCCAGAGAGAAACTCAACAGGCCTCTGGTGCAGGTTTATCAGAGACACCCGGGGACTCAGTTACCTGAGGCTGCACAGCTCATACAG ggCAGTGCAGTGCTCAGACAGTGCCTCAGGTCCTCTGAGGGCGAGCTGGCGAAGCTGCATTGCGCCTGTTTACAGCTGCTGGACGACCTGCACGGCaagagagcagcagctcaggtgGATGCAGGTGTGATTCGCATGAGGCGTCAGCAGGTCGACAAGCGAGCCATGCCTTCTCTACTCCAGCAGGGGGCATCCAGAGGCCAAGTCCCCTTGTCCTATGTGGAGTAG
- the si:ch73-95l15.5 gene encoding uncharacterized protein si:ch73-95l15.5 isoform X1: MMSSRGKKDLCRICGGALQGNQRRWLFGGQNKKTSQPQTPTESLRHLSRSSQSSPWGSTLSLSSSVSSSRSQLSLSSPSKGVDLLSVLTHILGQSVPRGSASGEFVCGKCVVALERVFKFDSVIARVRVLSYERLQRLMQERDKIRQWVRQHYHQRYPQDFRSQGSEEDGDAEREGYREMLKENMALSEYECWSEKWDTCPYFIRTGKRCSRGKGCEGCDSLRVSDSDYESVCGVPRRLPFQPFSPLALSRDKSQSMPLNWQRVPSSSSSPASLSGSSLSLRPSSRTESISCAESIQSLDSLDGNDPFDSPSDRSVNFVLKGLRGIVGKSVSSPSGSRIPVLDKKDVRYSEKTGELASPTVRVLNFGHVENGGDEMDEEDGDVLTELRDEFMPLHRQSNTGRIHQAVRNLRGQLNQAESRVRTLEDELEHGRSKPTEVNGSDWAPLVQEEGDSPLLQSLGHSLLSRDRLIKECMGLIRRLCVEEGAGAELANKLTEKLTENLKEILSDNKVALKTLRSETTEKEKSMQEEIDALRKAGRDRERDLDTLNTVLQCNQDIINDLKVSLGEKECLLKEVQKEREVWRQRDQALAAVQQEKDDLIRCLKEELETNVQALSDSVNGQEMAGGGAGQAAWLKDRVENSATLCQEVTKLTTGLQEYQDMVQNQQESYSQTVSSLTGELRDTRRELREKEKKKKEAERAWQNIREDRERQERKLRDSLDKRDKLIEQILLDAEERDHVFRELQQNLQNKRNPLTAIKHTL; this comes from the exons ATGATGTCCTCCAGAGGTAAAAAGGACCTGTGCCGAATCTGTGGCGGTGCTCTCCAGGGAAACCAAAGGCGGTGGCTGTTTGGAGGCCAAAATAAGAAGACGAGTCAACCTCAGACCCCGACGGAGTCCCTGAGACACCTGTCCCGGTCCTCACAGAGCAGCCCCTGGG GCAGCACATTATCTCTTAGTTCCTCAGTGTCTTCGTCCAGGTCCCAGTTATCCCTGAGCTCCCCGTCCAAAGGAGTGGATCTGCTCTCAGTGTTGACCCACATACTGGGGCAGTCTGTACCTCGGGGCAGTGCGAGCGGGGAGTTTGTGTGCGGCAAATGCGTAGTTGCCCTCGAGCGGGTGTTCAAGTTCGACTCCGTGATAGCCAGGGTGAGGGTGCTTTCATACGAGAGGCTGCAGAGGCTGATGCAGGAGAGGGACAAGATCAGACAGTGGGTGCGTCAACACTACCACCAGAGATATCCACAGGACTTCAGGAGCCAGGGCAGCGAGGAGGATGGAGATGCGGAGCGGGAGGGCTACAGGGAGATGCTCAAGGAGAATATGGCGCTCTCAGAGTACGAGTGCTGGTCCGAGAAGTGGGACACGTGTCCGTATTTTATAAGAACTGGTAAAAGATGCAGTAGGGGCAAAGGATGTGAAGGCTGTGATTCCTTACGAGTGTCTGACTCGGATTATGAGTCCGTTTGTGGGGTTCCTCGCCGCTTGCCTTTCCAGCCCTTCTCCCCGTTGGCTCTGTCGCGGGACAAATCCCAGAGCATGCCCCTCAACTGGCAGAGGGTGccgtccagctcctccagcccGGCTTCACTGTCGGGATCCAGTCTCTCCTTGCGACCGTCCTCCCGCACAGAGTCCATTTCCTGCGCCGAGTCCATTCAGTCTCTGGACTCTCTTGATGGCAATGACCCGTTTGATTCACCAAGTGATCGGTCAGTCAACTTTGTGCTGAAGGGGCTGAGGGGTATCGTGGGGAAGTCGGTCAGTTCACCATCAGGGAGCAGAATCCCGGTTCTGGACAAGAAGGACGTGAGGTACTCCGAAAAAACGGGAGAGTTGGCGTCACCCACAGTGAGGGTGCTGAACTTTGGGCATGTGGAGAATGGAGGGGATGAAATGGATGAAGAGGACGGGGATGTGCTCACAGAGCTGAGGGACGAGTTCATGCCTCTTCATCGACAG AGCAATACTGGCAGGATTCACCAGGCTGTCAGGAACCTACGAGGCCAGCTGAACCAAGCTGAGTCCCGAGTCCGGACCCTGGAGGACGAGCTGGAACATGGGAGGAGCAAACCCACTGAAGTCAACGGATCAGACTGGGCACCC CTGGTTCAGGAGGAGGGCGACAGTCCCCTGCTGCAGAGCCTCGGTCACTCCCTGCTCAGCCGCGATCGTCTGATCAAG gagtGTATGGGTCTGATCAGAAGactgtgtgtggaggagggagcaggCGCCGAGCTGGCCAACAAGCTGACTGAGAAACTGACCGAGAATCTGAAGGAAATTCTCTCTGACAACAAG GTTGCCCTGAAGACTCTGAGGTCTGAAACgacggagaaagagaagagcatgcaggaggagaTCGATGCACTGAGGAAGgctgggagagacagagagagagacctcgACACACTCAACACTGTGCTCCAGTGCAACCAGGATATTATCAac GACTTGAAAGTGTCTCTGGGGGAGAAGGAGTGTCTGCTGAAGGAGgtgcagaaagagagggaggtgtgGAGACAGAGGGACCAGGCCCTCGCTGCCGTCCAGCAGGAGAAAGACGATCTGATCCGCTGCCtcaaagaggagctggagacaaaCGTGCAG GCTCTTTCCGACTCTGTGAATGGTCAGGAGATGGCAGGGGGCGGGGCTGGGCAAGCAGCCTGGTTGAAAGACAGAGTGGAGAACAGCGCCACCTTGTGTCAGGAAGTCACCAAACTCACCACAGGCCTGCAGGAATACCAGGACATGGTGCAG AATCAACAGGAGAGCTACAGTCAGACGGTGTCTTCGCTGACGGGTGAACTCAGGGACACCCGGCGGGAgctgagggagaaggagaagaagaagaaggaggcgGAGCGAGCGTGGCAGAACATccgagaggacagagagagacaggagaggaaactgaggGACAGTCTGGACAAGAGAGACAAACTCATAGAG CAGATCCTGTTGGACGCTGAGGAGCGGGACCATGTGttcagagagctgcagcagaacctgcagaacaaaCGAAACCCTCTGACagccatcaaacacacactgtga
- the LOC117777054 gene encoding lysosomal thioesterase PPT2-A-like isoform X1, translated as MKTSRLLLLLLAGVGIYGYKPVVIVHGIFDGPKQFKTLSLFISKVHPGTEVSVIDLYNNVASLKPMWRQVQDFRKAIESIVSRAPDGIHLLCFSQGGLICRAVLSTTPDHNVHTFISLSSPQAGQYGDTSYLQWLFPEYIKKTVFRICYRRLGQKVSFCEYWNDPHHRPQYLQSNNFLPMLNGDRPHSNLKAWRENFLRIKKLVLIGGPDDGVITPWESSQFGFYDSDEHVVEMRKQEFYRNDTFGLKTLDARGGVSTCVQSGVKHVHWHNNYTVFRNCIEKWLT; from the exons ATGAAGACAtcgcggctgctgctgctgctcctggcaGGAGTTGGCATCTACGGATACAAGCCTGTTGTCATCGTGCACGGGATCTTTGATGGACCGAAGCAGTTCAAAACTCTGTCTCTGTTCATATCCAAG GTGCATCCAGGTACCGAGGTGTCAGTGATCGACTTGTACAACAACGTGGCCAGTCTGAAGCCCATGTGGAGGCAGGTCCAAGACTTCAGGAAAGCCATCGAGTCCATCGTGAGCAGGGCTCCCGATGGCATCCATCTTCTGTGCTTCTCACAAG gtgGATTGATTTGTCGAGCTGTTCTCTCCACGACTCCAGACCACAACGTGCACACCTTCATCTCACTGTCGTCGCCTCAGGCCGGGCAATATGGAG ACACTAGTTACCTGCAGTGGCTGTTTCCTGAGTACATAAAGAAGACTGTGTTTAGAATCTGCTACAGGAGACTGGGACAGAAAGTTTCCTTCTGCGAATACTGGAACG ACCCTCACCACAGGCCCCAGTACCTGCAGAGCAACAACTTCCTGCCGATGCTAAACGGTGACAGACCTCACAGCAACCTGAAAG CATGGAGGGAAAACTTTCTACGCATCAAGAAGCTTGTGCTGATTGGAGGACCGGACGATGGTGTCATCACACCGTGGGAGTCCAG CCAGTTTGGATTCTATGACAGCGACGAGCATGTTGTGGAAATGAGGAAGCAGGAG TTTTACAGGAACGACACGTTTGGCCTGAAGACGCTGGACGCTCGCGGCGGCGTGTCGACGTGTGTTCAGTCCGGAGTGAAGCACGTCCACTGGCACAACAACTACACAGTGTTCAGGAACTGCATCGAGAAGTGGCTCACGTGA
- the si:ch73-95l15.5 gene encoding uncharacterized protein si:ch73-95l15.5 isoform X2, with protein MMSSRGKKDLCRICGGALQGNQRRWLFGGQNKKTSQPQTPTESLRHLSRSSQSSPWGSTLSLSSSVSSSRSQLSLSSPSKGVDLLSVLTHILGQSVPRGSASGEFVCGKCVVALERVFKFDSVIARVRVLSYERLQRLMQERDKIRQWVRQHYHQRYPQDFRSQGSEEDGDAEREGYREMLKENMALSEYECWSEKWDTCPYFIRTGKRCSRGKGCEGCDSLRVSDSDYESVCGVPRRLPFQPFSPLALSRDKSQSMPLNWQRVPSSSSSPASLSGSSLSLRPSSRTESISCAESIQSLDSLDGNDPFDSPSDRSVNFVLKGLRGIVGKSVSSPSGSRIPVLDKKDVRYSEKTGELASPTVRVLNFGHVENGGDEMDEEDGDVLTELRDEFMPLHRQSNTGRIHQAVRNLRGQLNQAESRVRTLEDELEHGRSKPTEVNGSDWAPLVQEEGDSPLLQSLGHSLLSRDRLIKECMGLIRRLCVEEGAGAELANKLTEKLTENLKEILSDNKVALKTLRSETTEKEKSMQEEIDALRKAGRDRERDLDTLNTVLQCNQDIINDLKVSLGEKECLLKEVQKEREVWRQRDQALAAVQQEKDDLIRCLKEELETNVQALSDSVNGQEMAGGGAGQAAWLKDRVENSATLCQEVTKLTTGLQEYQDMVQNQQESYSQTVSSLTGELRDTRRELREKEKKKKEAERAWQNIREDRERQERKLRDSLDKRDKLIEILLDAEERDHVFRELQQNLQNKRNPLTAIKHTL; from the exons ATGATGTCCTCCAGAGGTAAAAAGGACCTGTGCCGAATCTGTGGCGGTGCTCTCCAGGGAAACCAAAGGCGGTGGCTGTTTGGAGGCCAAAATAAGAAGACGAGTCAACCTCAGACCCCGACGGAGTCCCTGAGACACCTGTCCCGGTCCTCACAGAGCAGCCCCTGGG GCAGCACATTATCTCTTAGTTCCTCAGTGTCTTCGTCCAGGTCCCAGTTATCCCTGAGCTCCCCGTCCAAAGGAGTGGATCTGCTCTCAGTGTTGACCCACATACTGGGGCAGTCTGTACCTCGGGGCAGTGCGAGCGGGGAGTTTGTGTGCGGCAAATGCGTAGTTGCCCTCGAGCGGGTGTTCAAGTTCGACTCCGTGATAGCCAGGGTGAGGGTGCTTTCATACGAGAGGCTGCAGAGGCTGATGCAGGAGAGGGACAAGATCAGACAGTGGGTGCGTCAACACTACCACCAGAGATATCCACAGGACTTCAGGAGCCAGGGCAGCGAGGAGGATGGAGATGCGGAGCGGGAGGGCTACAGGGAGATGCTCAAGGAGAATATGGCGCTCTCAGAGTACGAGTGCTGGTCCGAGAAGTGGGACACGTGTCCGTATTTTATAAGAACTGGTAAAAGATGCAGTAGGGGCAAAGGATGTGAAGGCTGTGATTCCTTACGAGTGTCTGACTCGGATTATGAGTCCGTTTGTGGGGTTCCTCGCCGCTTGCCTTTCCAGCCCTTCTCCCCGTTGGCTCTGTCGCGGGACAAATCCCAGAGCATGCCCCTCAACTGGCAGAGGGTGccgtccagctcctccagcccGGCTTCACTGTCGGGATCCAGTCTCTCCTTGCGACCGTCCTCCCGCACAGAGTCCATTTCCTGCGCCGAGTCCATTCAGTCTCTGGACTCTCTTGATGGCAATGACCCGTTTGATTCACCAAGTGATCGGTCAGTCAACTTTGTGCTGAAGGGGCTGAGGGGTATCGTGGGGAAGTCGGTCAGTTCACCATCAGGGAGCAGAATCCCGGTTCTGGACAAGAAGGACGTGAGGTACTCCGAAAAAACGGGAGAGTTGGCGTCACCCACAGTGAGGGTGCTGAACTTTGGGCATGTGGAGAATGGAGGGGATGAAATGGATGAAGAGGACGGGGATGTGCTCACAGAGCTGAGGGACGAGTTCATGCCTCTTCATCGACAG AGCAATACTGGCAGGATTCACCAGGCTGTCAGGAACCTACGAGGCCAGCTGAACCAAGCTGAGTCCCGAGTCCGGACCCTGGAGGACGAGCTGGAACATGGGAGGAGCAAACCCACTGAAGTCAACGGATCAGACTGGGCACCC CTGGTTCAGGAGGAGGGCGACAGTCCCCTGCTGCAGAGCCTCGGTCACTCCCTGCTCAGCCGCGATCGTCTGATCAAG gagtGTATGGGTCTGATCAGAAGactgtgtgtggaggagggagcaggCGCCGAGCTGGCCAACAAGCTGACTGAGAAACTGACCGAGAATCTGAAGGAAATTCTCTCTGACAACAAG GTTGCCCTGAAGACTCTGAGGTCTGAAACgacggagaaagagaagagcatgcaggaggagaTCGATGCACTGAGGAAGgctgggagagacagagagagagacctcgACACACTCAACACTGTGCTCCAGTGCAACCAGGATATTATCAac GACTTGAAAGTGTCTCTGGGGGAGAAGGAGTGTCTGCTGAAGGAGgtgcagaaagagagggaggtgtgGAGACAGAGGGACCAGGCCCTCGCTGCCGTCCAGCAGGAGAAAGACGATCTGATCCGCTGCCtcaaagaggagctggagacaaaCGTGCAG GCTCTTTCCGACTCTGTGAATGGTCAGGAGATGGCAGGGGGCGGGGCTGGGCAAGCAGCCTGGTTGAAAGACAGAGTGGAGAACAGCGCCACCTTGTGTCAGGAAGTCACCAAACTCACCACAGGCCTGCAGGAATACCAGGACATGGTGCAG AATCAACAGGAGAGCTACAGTCAGACGGTGTCTTCGCTGACGGGTGAACTCAGGGACACCCGGCGGGAgctgagggagaaggagaagaagaagaaggaggcgGAGCGAGCGTGGCAGAACATccgagaggacagagagagacaggagaggaaactgaggGACAGTCTGGACAAGAGAGACAAACTCATAGAG ATCCTGTTGGACGCTGAGGAGCGGGACCATGTGttcagagagctgcagcagaacctgcagaacaaaCGAAACCCTCTGACagccatcaaacacacactgtga